In Pollutimonas sp. M17, a single genomic region encodes these proteins:
- a CDS encoding alpha/beta hydrolase yields the protein MTRTDIEQQFNPRVSIAAAEVERYAERASALSRATRERWSQRKACRLDVPYGESRLATLDIFPVADPNAPLHVFLHGGYWRARDKSDYSFVADALAPHGISTIVMNYDLCPDVEVGDIVEQVRRGFSWIRANAGAFSCQAANLTASGHSAGAHLIAAALSDSAYRDGPDAALLISGIYELEPVLHISVNEQIRLRPEAVDGLSPLRHPPQGSRRLAMVAGSAEPPAWVAQSRDFAQLCKRQGHDCLYGELLDDDHYSIMTHFESPCGWLSRLAAGMALRPTDFPTTNGVYQK from the coding sequence ATGACACGAACAGACATCGAACAGCAATTCAATCCGCGGGTCTCGATAGCCGCGGCGGAAGTCGAACGCTACGCCGAGCGGGCCTCGGCACTGAGCCGGGCCACGCGCGAGCGGTGGTCGCAGCGCAAGGCCTGCCGCCTGGACGTGCCTTACGGGGAATCCCGGCTTGCCACGCTGGACATCTTTCCCGTGGCCGACCCGAACGCGCCACTTCATGTCTTCCTGCACGGCGGCTATTGGCGCGCCCGCGACAAATCGGACTACAGTTTCGTGGCCGATGCGCTGGCGCCTCACGGGATCTCGACCATCGTCATGAACTACGACCTCTGCCCGGACGTCGAGGTGGGCGACATCGTCGAGCAGGTCAGGCGCGGCTTCTCCTGGATACGCGCCAACGCTGGCGCCTTCTCCTGCCAGGCGGCGAACCTGACCGCATCCGGGCACTCGGCCGGCGCCCACCTGATTGCGGCCGCGCTGTCCGATTCCGCCTATCGGGACGGGCCCGACGCCGCGCTGCTGATCAGCGGCATCTACGAACTGGAGCCGGTGCTGCACATCTCCGTGAACGAGCAGATACGCTTGCGCCCGGAAGCGGTCGACGGGCTGAGCCCGCTGCGGCATCCGCCCCAAGGCTCCCGCCGCCTGGCCATGGTGGCCGGCTCGGCCGAACCGCCGGCCTGGGTGGCGCAAAGCCGCGATTTCGCGCAGCTGTGCAAGCGGCAAGGGCACGATTGCCTGTACGGCGAACTGCTCGACGACGATCACTATTCCATCATGACCCATTTCGAGTCGCCCTGCGGCTGGCTCAGCCGGCTTGCCGCCGGCATGGCGTTGCGCCCCACTGATTTCCCCACAACCAACGGTGTCTATCAAAAATGA
- a CDS encoding transcriptional regulator, protein MDKIQDTAAQAHLLSQLEKIAEGIGATFEPFCEVVVHDLTDPKHAIACIKNNLSGRQVGDPATELGLARILDDEYPQVLAGYPNQFSDGRQAKSSSIGIKDANGRYVAALCLNIDISMFQSLSVFLEKFVSTTQTGARDTLDPGNAAMLRAKIDEFSASLATTPRALSKKDRKVLVRTLKEEGFLEIRNAAAVVAQHLGVSRATVYGDAK, encoded by the coding sequence ATGGATAAGATTCAAGACACCGCCGCACAGGCCCATCTGCTCAGCCAGCTGGAAAAAATCGCAGAGGGCATAGGCGCCACCTTCGAACCGTTCTGCGAAGTGGTCGTGCACGACCTGACCGATCCCAAGCACGCCATCGCCTGCATCAAGAACAATCTTTCAGGCCGCCAGGTCGGCGATCCCGCGACCGAATTGGGCCTGGCCCGCATTCTCGACGACGAATACCCGCAAGTCCTGGCCGGCTATCCGAATCAGTTCTCGGACGGCAGGCAGGCCAAGAGCTCGTCCATCGGCATCAAGGATGCCAACGGGCGCTATGTGGCGGCGCTTTGCCTGAACATCGACATCAGCATGTTCCAGAGCCTTTCCGTCTTCCTTGAAAAATTCGTCTCCACCACCCAGACGGGGGCCCGGGACACCCTGGATCCCGGCAATGCCGCCATGCTGCGCGCCAAGATCGACGAATTCTCGGCCTCGCTGGCGACCACGCCGCGCGCCCTGAGCAAGAAGGACAGGAAAGTCCTGGTCCGCACGCTCAAGGAAGAGGGTTTTCTGGAGATCAGGAATGCCGCCGCCGTGGTCGCCCAGCATCTGGGCGTCTCGCGGGCAACCGTCTACGGCGACGCCAAATAA
- a CDS encoding RidA family protein, translating to MNHSTDNRRIHTVNSTAIPAPGGHYSHVCTAAGLAHISGQLPMDAAGKPMTGQPFEAQAQQVLANLQACLHAVGLTPQDLVQVRIYLTDMGNWPRFNQYYAQWLGEHRPARIIAGVAALHYDLELEVEAVALAATEK from the coding sequence ATGAATCACAGCACCGACAACCGCCGCATCCACACCGTCAACAGCACGGCCATCCCCGCCCCCGGGGGCCACTACTCACATGTTTGCACCGCCGCGGGACTGGCTCACATTTCGGGCCAACTTCCCATGGATGCGGCCGGCAAGCCCATGACGGGCCAGCCCTTCGAAGCCCAGGCGCAGCAGGTACTGGCCAATCTGCAAGCCTGCCTGCACGCGGTCGGGCTGACCCCCCAGGACCTGGTCCAGGTTCGCATCTACCTGACCGATATGGGGAACTGGCCCCGCTTCAATCAATACTATGCCCAGTGGCTGGGCGAACACCGGCCGGCCCGCATCATCGCGGGCGTTGCGGCGCTGCATTACGATCTGGAATTGGAAGTGGAGGCGGTGGCGCTGGCCGCTACAGAAAAATAG
- a CDS encoding Bug family tripartite tricarboxylate transporter substrate binding protein — protein sequence MRNSPVRLLAAKVFATALMGAAFLNPASANDAFPQPGKSIRLIIPFAPGGVTDTSGRIIAENLSKRLGAQVVAENRPGASGNIGTNAVMNAAPDGYTLMLALDGSLVINPHVMKSMGSFHPTKNLTPVGNIGNSTIILVAHPSVQANTLKEVIELSRKTPEGLSYGTSGTASIVHIAGELLTQKTGAKLVHVPYKGGAPAVNDVVAGHIPLAFVSAASVQGYINMGQLKAIAVPTAKRSPFYPKVETFQENGVADFNVSSWVGLMAPPRTPQAVVDKLNAELNAVLADEDTVKRLNGMGIEPLPGTAQDFTSMIDANYNLFDGVIKSSGISLD from the coding sequence ATGAGAAACAGCCCAGTACGACTTCTTGCCGCCAAGGTGTTCGCCACCGCTCTGATGGGCGCGGCCTTCCTGAACCCCGCCAGCGCGAATGACGCATTTCCCCAGCCGGGCAAGAGCATACGCCTGATCATTCCATTCGCGCCCGGCGGCGTCACCGACACCAGCGGCCGCATCATCGCCGAGAACCTGTCCAAGCGACTGGGTGCCCAGGTGGTTGCCGAGAACCGGCCCGGCGCCTCCGGCAATATCGGCACCAACGCCGTCATGAATGCCGCGCCCGATGGCTACACGCTGATGCTGGCGCTGGACGGCAGCCTGGTCATCAATCCGCATGTCATGAAAAGCATGGGCAGCTTCCATCCCACCAAAAACCTGACGCCGGTCGGCAACATAGGCAACTCCACCATCATTCTGGTGGCCCACCCCAGCGTGCAGGCGAACACCCTGAAGGAAGTCATCGAACTGTCCAGGAAAACGCCCGAAGGCCTGTCCTACGGCACCTCGGGCACGGCCAGCATCGTGCACATCGCGGGCGAACTCCTGACGCAAAAGACCGGCGCCAAGCTGGTCCATGTGCCCTACAAGGGCGGCGCACCGGCCGTCAACGACGTGGTGGCCGGCCACATTCCGCTGGCCTTCGTTTCCGCCGCTTCAGTGCAGGGCTACATCAACATGGGTCAGTTGAAGGCCATTGCCGTGCCCACCGCCAAGCGTTCGCCCTTCTATCCCAAGGTCGAAACCTTCCAGGAAAACGGCGTCGCCGACTTCAACGTCAGTTCGTGGGTGGGCCTGATGGCCCCGCCCAGGACCCCGCAGGCCGTCGTCGACAAGCTCAATGCGGAGCTGAATGCGGTGCTGGCCGACGAAGACACGGTAAAACGCCTGAACGGCATGGGCATCGAACCCCTGCCCGGAACGGCGCAGGACTTCACGTCCATGATCGATGCAAATTACAACCTTTTCGATGGTGTGATAAAAAGCTCGGGAATCAGCCTGGACTAG
- a CDS encoding MDR family MFS transporter: MAATSAPSSTETGRVLSVRQSLLAMLGLCFVTMMVAVDQTVVGTALPTIVAELNGFELYAWVATAYLLTSVITIPIFGRLGDYYGRKPFVVASIVVFMLASALCGMADTMLQLALARALQGIGGGMLIGTAFACVPDLFPDSHVRLRWQVLLSAAFGIANAFGPSLGGFLTQYTGWRSVFFVNLPIGIISLYFVWRFLPHIRQVQSKDIRLDWQGALLIALGLGSLQLFVELLPAHGASLSMVLLGMSSLIVFAALLYWERRCPQPLLPLDMFRNKSLATLFCLSLLVGFIMFALLFYIPLLLQGGFGMTPQQVGLLITPLVVCITLGSVTNARIIVRLSRPNHMLYAGFILLILACAGMTLMQQSTPKPLVVGYMILAGLGLGFVMPNLTVFAQETAGRSLLGISTAMLQSVRMIGGMLGTTIVGTLVTNYYVGGVREAVPQGGGTSWLGMLEDPQVLVNHSIQSDFMAHLQRQGLLGDSFIELARAALVSAVHHGLATALLVAVIALAWVYRLPLVRLTRTAGAARATGREDASHG, translated from the coding sequence ATGGCAGCCACTTCCGCCCCATCTTCCACCGAAACCGGCCGCGTATTGTCAGTGCGCCAGTCGCTGCTGGCCATGCTGGGACTGTGCTTCGTCACCATGATGGTCGCCGTCGACCAGACGGTCGTGGGAACGGCGTTGCCCACCATCGTGGCCGAGCTCAACGGCTTCGAACTCTATGCCTGGGTGGCCACGGCCTATCTGCTGACCTCGGTCATCACCATTCCCATCTTCGGCCGCCTGGGCGACTACTACGGCCGCAAGCCCTTCGTCGTGGCATCCATCGTCGTCTTCATGCTGGCGTCGGCTTTATGCGGCATGGCCGACACCATGCTGCAACTGGCGCTGGCGCGCGCCTTGCAGGGCATAGGCGGGGGCATGCTGATCGGCACGGCGTTCGCCTGTGTGCCGGACCTGTTTCCGGATTCGCACGTGCGCCTGCGCTGGCAGGTGCTGCTGAGCGCGGCGTTCGGCATCGCCAATGCCTTCGGCCCCTCGCTGGGCGGCTTCCTGACCCAATACACCGGCTGGCGCTCGGTGTTCTTCGTGAACCTGCCCATAGGCATCATCAGCCTGTATTTCGTCTGGCGCTTCTTGCCTCATATACGGCAGGTGCAGTCGAAGGATATCCGCCTGGACTGGCAGGGGGCCCTGCTCATCGCCCTGGGCCTGGGCAGCCTGCAATTGTTCGTTGAGCTCCTGCCGGCGCACGGAGCCAGCCTGTCCATGGTCCTGCTGGGCATGTCGTCCCTGATCGTGTTCGCCGCGCTGCTGTACTGGGAGAGGCGGTGCCCGCAGCCCTTGCTGCCCCTGGACATGTTCCGCAACAAGAGCCTGGCCACGCTGTTCTGCCTCTCGCTGCTTGTGGGTTTCATCATGTTTGCCCTGCTGTTCTACATACCGCTGCTGCTGCAGGGCGGATTCGGCATGACGCCGCAGCAGGTGGGCCTGCTGATCACGCCCCTGGTGGTATGCATCACGCTGGGCAGCGTCACCAACGCGCGCATCATTGTCCGGCTGTCCAGACCTAACCATATGCTTTACGCCGGCTTCATCCTGCTGATCCTGGCCTGCGCGGGCATGACCCTGATGCAGCAGTCCACGCCCAAGCCGCTGGTCGTCGGCTATATGATCCTGGCCGGCCTGGGCCTGGGCTTCGTCATGCCCAACCTGACCGTATTCGCCCAGGAAACGGCGGGGCGTTCGCTGCTGGGAATTTCCACCGCCATGCTGCAATCGGTGCGCATGATAGGCGGCATGCTGGGCACCACCATCGTCGGCACCCTGGTCACGAACTACTATGTGGGCGGTGTGCGCGAGGCGGTGCCGCAAGGCGGGGGCACATCATGGCTGGGCATGCTGGAGGATCCGCAGGTGCTGGTCAACCATTCCATACAAAGCGACTTCATGGCCCATCTGCAGCGCCAGGGCCTGTTGGGAGACTCCTTCATCGAACTGGCGCGCGCGGCGCTGGTGTCTGCCGTGCATCACGGCCTGGCGACGGCCTTGCTGGTGGCGGTGATCGCGCTGGCATGGGTCTATCGC
- a CDS encoding DUF1330 domain-containing protein yields MTAYVIANVFVTHPEKYEEYRRFSTLAMRAHDVKVLVRGGKTETLEGRDPGRTVVLQFPNMAAARAFYNSAQYRRARNARERAAVMNMYIVEGA; encoded by the coding sequence ATGACTGCCTACGTGATCGCCAATGTCTTTGTGACCCATCCCGAGAAATACGAGGAGTACCGCCGCTTTTCCACGCTGGCCATGCGTGCGCACGATGTGAAGGTGCTGGTGCGGGGCGGGAAGACGGAAACGTTGGAGGGGCGCGACCCGGGGCGGACGGTGGTATTGCAGTTTCCCAATATGGCGGCCGCGCGTGCCTTCTACAACTCGGCGCAATACCGCCGCGCCCGCAACGCCCGCGAACGCGCGGCCGTCATGAATATGTACATCGTTGAAGGCGCTTGA